From bacterium:
TGCTCTCCCCAGAACACCTTGTAATCGGGATCGAATTCCCCCTTTTTGAATGCATCCCAGCCGCCGGCGTCAAAATACGCCTTCGAGAACCCGCCCTCGTCCCAGTATTTGTAGCCCATTCCGGCATGTTTTACGTACAGGCTTTCTACCTGCCGCTGGTAGTCAGGATTGAACACTTTTTTGTGAGGCTGGAGTTTTATCCCATCGCTGAGGTCTTTCCATGGACGGCAGATGTGCATGTAGCCGACCGGCATGATCCCCTGGAGATTCTTCAGGGTAAGCGTCGTGAAACCGAGTTGGTGAATACGATCCTTTGCCATGTTTATGAACGTCGTATCCTTCTCGGTCACAAGCCGGAACAGAGGAATCTTCACCATGACAACGCCTTCGGGATTATCCACCCATGAAATTTCCGAGGACTCGTAATCCTTCCATGAATCATATTTCCCCTCGGTGAAGCACACATCGCGGGCATCGAGGAGTTCGCATATTCCTGACTGCACGAAATCCTGGTGACTGGCGGCGCCGTTTGCACCGACGACAATGTTGGTGTTGTTCATTTCCCT
This genomic window contains:
- a CDS encoding DUF362 domain-containing protein, translating into REMNNTNIVVGANGAASHQDFVQSGICELLDARDVCFTEGKYDSWKDYESSEISWVDNPEGVVMVKIPLFRLVTEKDTTFINMAKDRIHQLGFTTLTLKNLQGIMPVGYMHICRPWKDLSDGIKLQPHKKVFNPDYQRQVESLYVKHAGMGYKYWDEGGFSKAYFDAGGWDAFKKGEFDPDYKVFWGEQWGQRMMDIASNVHPYVSLVEGIVGVDGAGELHLNNFITISRSMVECDSVAAWLMGQDPRELPFLRIANERGMGQNDIERIALYEIDGDDVRKINDYRTLERAHMGVHVYSVKDAPLRFF